CGTCCTGCCTTCAAAAAATACCAGCTGCAGGTGGTGCAGAACGCCGCCACCCTGGCCGCCTGCCTCATGAAGGCGGGCTACGACCTGGTTTCCGGCGGCACGGACAACCACTTAATGCTGGTGGACCTGACCAGCAAGGACATTACGGGCAAGGACGCCGAACAGGCCCTGGACAAGGCGGGCATTACGGTAAACAAAAACACCGTGCCTTTTGAAACCCGTTCGCCCTTTGTTACTTCGGGCGTCCGCCTGGGCTCTGCGGCCCTGACCACGCGCGGCATGAAAGAAGACGATATGCGCCTGGTGGGCAGCTTTATTGTGGAAGCCCTGGAAAAACGCAACGAACCCGCCGCGCTGGAAAACATCCGTAAAAAGGTGGAGGAGTTCGCCCGGCAGTTCCCGCTGTTTGCCTGGTAAGCCGTTTATGGCGGTCCGGCTTACGTTTGGGCGTAAGCCGGACCGCGCTCAAGGCAGCGCACGCGGCGGCAGTCTGGCCGGGCTTGTCCCCGGCCGCAACTATTTCAGGTGGTCCTATGCAACGCATGCCTTGGCCCGAATACTTCATGAACATCACCTACCTGGTAAGCGGGCGCTCCACGTGCCTGCGCCGCCGGGTGGGCGCGGTGCTGGTGAAGAACAAACGCATCCTGGCCACGGGCTACAACGGCGCTCCGGCCGGGGTGCCCCACTGCCTGGAGGTGGGCTGCCTGCGCGAACAGCTGGGCATCCCTTCCGGCCAGCGGCACGAAATCTGCCGGGGGCTGCACGCGGAGCAAAACGTCATCATTCAGGCCGCGGTGCACGGCATCAATATCAGCGGCGCGGAGCTCTACTGCACCACCCATCCCTGCGTGCTCTGCAGCAAAATGCTTATCAACTGCGGCGTTCGCCATATCCTCTATGCAGAGGACTATCCAGACGAACTGGCCACGCAAATGCTGCGTGAAGCCGGGGTTCTTGTGGAACAGCTGCCCTTCGTCCCCCCCGTGGTCAGCGCTCAAACCGGAGAAGGCTCCCATGTCTGAACTGGATTACGCTCCCTTTATGCGCGAGGCCATAGCCCTTGCCGAGCGGGGTCGTTGGAAGACCTGTCCCAATCCCACGGTGGGGGCCGTACTGGTGCGCGACGGACACGTGGCGGCGCGCGGCTGGCACCATGCCGCCGGGGAAGACCACGCCGAGGTCGCCTGTATCAAGGACGCCCGCGCGCACGGGGTGGACCCGGCAGACTGCACCCTGGTGGTCACCCTGGAGCCTTGCTGCCATCAGGGCAAAACCCCACCCTGCACCGCGGCCGTGCGCGAGGCCGGCATCAAAAAGCTGGTGGTGGGTCTGGCCGACCCCAACCCCGTGGCCTGCGGCGGTGCGTGTCAGTTACGCGAAGCCGGGCTGGAGGTGGTGGAGGGCGTGTGCGCGCAGGAGTGCCGCGACCTGGTGGCGGATTTTCTGGTCTGGCAGACCCAAAACCGGCCTTACGTCATCCTCAAGATGGCCGCCACGCTGGACGGACGCATCGCCACGCGCAAGGGGCAATCCCAGTGGATCAGCTCCGAGCCTTCTCGGCAGGAAGTGCAGCGCCTGCGCGCAGGCATTGGCCTGTGCGGTGGAGCTGTGCTTATCGGCGGCGGCACCTTCAGGGCGGACGACCCGCGCCTGACGGTACACGAGGCCGGGGCAACGGCCCCACAACCCTTGGCCTGCGTGCTGACCTCGCGCCTGCCGCAGCCCGACGCGGATTTTCATTTGCTCAGGCACAGGCCGGAGCAGACCATTTTTATGGCCTCGCCAGCGGCGGCGGCCTCCACCACGGCCAAAGCCCTGCGCGAAATGGGCGTGCGCGTGCTGGCCCTGGGCCCGCGCGCGCGCGGAGGCGGCCCGGACTTTGTCGGCCTGCTGCAACTTTTGTGGCAAGAACTGCACTGCCCCTACGTACTCTGCGAAGGGGGCGGCAAGCTGGCGCTGAGCCTGCTGGAAGCCGGCATGGTGGACGACTTTCGCCTGCACCTGGCCCCTATAATTCTAGGCGACGCGGACGCCCATCCGCTGTTTTCCGGCCGTGCGCCCCTGAGCCTGGACGAGGCCCTGCGCCTGCGTGTAAGCCGCACGGACATTTGCGGCGGGGACGTGCACATCCGGCTGCATCCCCTGGACACGCTGCTCGCCTGAGCGCACGTGCCGCCTCCCTATGCCGGTGGGCTCACCGCGCACACGCTTACGCAAAAAAGGTTTTTGAAAGATAGAGGGCGTGGGGCGAAGGGAACTTTTGATCACAAAAGTTCCCTTCGCCCCACAAAAAACACAACTAAAACCATCCCAAGGGTACAAATATGTTCACGGGTCTGGTGCAAGGCGAGGGCGAGGTCGCGGACCTGCGTCGTTCAGGCGCGGAGTGCCGCCTGCGTCTGCGCCCGCTGTTTGCTCTTTCCGGGCTTGTAGCGGGCGAATCTATTGCCGTCAACGGCGCCTGCCTTTCAGTGGAAACCTTTGGGGACGCGGACTTTACAGCCTACGCTTCGGCGGAGACCCTGGCCCGGACTACCCTGGGCGCGCTGCGGCCTGGCGACCGCGTCAATCTGGAGCGCGCCCTGGCCCTGGGCGACCGTCTGGGCGGGCATCTGGTAAGCGGCCATGTGGACGGCATTGCCACGGTGCAGGAAGTGCGGGCCGTGGGGCAGTCCTTGCGCTGTCGGCTGCGCTTTCCTCCGGAGTTCGCGCCGGAAATCCTCCCCAAAGGGTCGGTGACTCTTGACGGCATCAGCTTAACAGTCAATGATTGCGGTCCGGATTTTCTTGAGGTCAACGTCATTCCCGACACCAGGCAACGCACGGGCATGCGCCGCTGGCGGCCCGGCGTGTCGGTGAATCTGGAAACGGACCTTATCGGCAAATATGTGCGGCGCGTACTGGACGCGCGCGCGGCAAGCAGCACGCCGCCGGGCGCGCAAACGGCGGCTGAAGACCCCGGCGCGCAGGACGCGGCCGGCGGCGCGGGCGTGACCCGTGAGCTGCTGCTGCGCAACGGTTTTATCTGATTATGGCGCGTTCCGGCTTTGGGCCGGGGCGCTTTGTCGTGAACAACGGCCTTGAGGAATATACCTTCCTGGGAGTGAACATGACCGTACAAACCATCGCCGGCCAGTTGGACGCCAAGGGCCTTAAAGTGGCCATGGTGGCCGCGCGTTTCAACGATTTTATCGTGGACAGGCTGATCAGCGGCGCGCTGGACTATCTGGAACGCCACGGCGCAAGCCAGGACGACATCACCCTGGTGCGCGTGCCCGGCGCTTTCGAGATGCCTCTGGTCTGCCAAAAGCTGGCCCAGAGCGGCCGTTTTGACGGCGTGCTGGCCCTGGGCGCGGTCATCCGCGGCGGTACGCCGCACTTTGACTATGTCTGCGCCGAGGCCACCAAGGGCATTGCCCAGGCCATGCTGCACGCGGGCACGCCCATCGGCTTCGGTCTGCTGACCTGCGACAACATTGAACAGGCCATTGAACGCGCCGGGGCCAAAGCTGGCAATAAAGGGGCCGAAGCCGCCGCCGCCATGCTGGAAACCGTCCGCGTGCTGGAGCAGCTCTAACCCATGGCCAAAGGAAAAAACGCCACCCGTCACGGCGAGCGGGCCCAGGCCTTTCAAGTGCTCTACGGCCTTTCTTTTACCTCGGCCACCAGCATGACGGACCTGCGCAGTCAGTTTTTGCGCACGCCCGCCGCCACGCCCGACCCCGCCAGGGAGCCGGGCGATATGCCGGTGGGCTTTGCCTGGGAACTGGTGGAAGGCGTCTGGCGGGAACGCGAACGCCTGGATCAGCTCATTGCCCGCCACGCCCGCAACTGGCGGCTGGACCGCATGGGCCGGGTAGAGCTGACCCTGCTGCGGCTGGCCGTCTACGAGCTGCTCTGCCGACCCGACGTGCCGCCCCGGGTAGCCATTAACGAGGCCCTGGAACTGAGCCGGGAATACGGCGCGGACACGGCCAAAAACTTTATCAACGGCATTCTGGACGCCGTAGCCAAGGCCCTGGAATCCCCCTCCGGGGAAAACCCTGCGCCCGTCCCGTCCGCCTAACCTCCTGGTACGCCATGACGCACGAACGCTACAATCCGCAAGCTATTGAAGAAAAATGGCAGGCCCGCTGGCAGGCGGAAAACGCCTTTGCCTGCAGCGACAAGAGCGACAAGCCCAAGTACTATGTGCTGGAGATGTTTCCCTACCCTTCGGGCAACATCCACATGGGCCATGTGCGCAACTACGCCATTGGCGACGTGGTGGCGCGCACCAGGCGCATGCTGGGCTACAACGTGCTGCACCCCATGGGCTGGGACGCCTTTGGCCTGCCGGCGGAAAACGCGGCCATCAAACACCACACCCATCCCGCCCGCTGGACTTACGACAACATCGCCAACATGCGCGCCCAGCTCCAACGCCTGGGCTATTCCTACGACTGGTCGAGAGAAGTCGCCACCTGCCGGCCGGAATACTACCGCTGGGAACAGATGTTCTTTCTGCGCCTGCTGGAAAAAGGTCTGGTCTACCGCAAGAAGGCCGCGCAGAACTGGTGCCCCTCCTGCCATACGGTACTGGCCAACGAGCAGGTCATTGACGGCCTGTGCTGGCGCTGTGACAGCCGCGTGATCCAGAAAGACCTGACCCAATGGTTCCTTAAAATCACGGCTTACGGCGACGAACTGCTGGAAGACCTGCAGAAGCTGGAGGGCGGCTGGCCCGAACGCGTGCTGGCCATGCAGCGCAACTGGATCGGCAAATCCACGGGCGCGGCCGTCACCTTTGCCCTGGAAAAACCCGTGGAGGGCGCGCAGAGCCTGGACGTTTTCACCACCCGTCCGGACACGCTCTTCGGCGTCACCTTCATGACGCTTGCGCCGGAACACCCCCTGGTGGAACAACTCATTGCCGGGCAGCCGCAGGCCGACCAGGTACGCGCCTTTGTGGAGCGCATCCGCAATATGGACCGCCTGGACCGGCAGTCCGAAAATTTGGAAAAAGAAGGTATCTTTACCGGAGCCTACGCCCTGCACCCCTTCACAGGGCAGCGCGTGCCCCTGTGGCTGGGCAACTTTGTGCTGGCGGACTACGGCACCGGCGCGGTCATGGGCGTGCCCGCCCACGACCAGCGCGACTTTGAGTTTGCCCGCAAGTACGGCTTGCCCGTCAAGGTGGTCATCTGCCCCAAGGGGGAGGAACTGCGGGCCGAAGAGCTTGCGGAGGCCTTTACCGCCGAGGGCGTCATGGTGGGCTCCGGCCCCTTTGACGGCCTGCCCAATGTGGAAGGCAAGGCCGCCGTGGCCGCAGCCTTGGAAAAAGAAGGCAAAGGCCGCGCCACTACCCAGTTTCGCCTGCGGGACTGGAACATCTCGCGCCAGCGCTACTGGGGCGCACCCATCCCCGTGATCTACTGCGAAAAATGCGGCGTGGTGCCGGAAAAGGAAGAAAACCTGCCCGTGCTCCTGCCCATGGACGTCAAAATCCGCGAGGACGGCCGTTCCCCCCTGCCGGAGACCCCGGCTTTTGCCCAATGCGTCTGCCCGCGTTGCGGAGGCCCGGCCCGGCGCGAAACCGACACTCTGGACACCTTTGTGGAGTCTTCCTGGTATTTCGCCCGCTACACCAGCGCCCGCAATACCCAGGCCCCCTTTGACCCCGCCGCCCTCAGCTACTGGCTGCCCGTGGACCAGTACATCGGCGGTGTGGAACACGCCATCCTGCACCTGCT
The genomic region above belongs to Desulfovibrio legallii and contains:
- a CDS encoding deoxycytidylate deaminase encodes the protein MQRMPWPEYFMNITYLVSGRSTCLRRRVGAVLVKNKRILATGYNGAPAGVPHCLEVGCLREQLGIPSGQRHEICRGLHAEQNVIIQAAVHGINISGAELYCTTHPCVLCSKMLINCGVRHILYAEDYPDELATQMLREAGVLVEQLPFVPPVVSAQTGEGSHV
- the ribD gene encoding bifunctional diaminohydroxyphosphoribosylaminopyrimidine deaminase/5-amino-6-(5-phosphoribosylamino)uracil reductase RibD codes for the protein MSELDYAPFMREAIALAERGRWKTCPNPTVGAVLVRDGHVAARGWHHAAGEDHAEVACIKDARAHGVDPADCTLVVTLEPCCHQGKTPPCTAAVREAGIKKLVVGLADPNPVACGGACQLREAGLEVVEGVCAQECRDLVADFLVWQTQNRPYVILKMAATLDGRIATRKGQSQWISSEPSRQEVQRLRAGIGLCGGAVLIGGGTFRADDPRLTVHEAGATAPQPLACVLTSRLPQPDADFHLLRHRPEQTIFMASPAAAASTTAKALREMGVRVLALGPRARGGGPDFVGLLQLLWQELHCPYVLCEGGGKLALSLLEAGMVDDFRLHLAPIILGDADAHPLFSGRAPLSLDEALRLRVSRTDICGGDVHIRLHPLDTLLA
- a CDS encoding riboflavin synthase, yielding MFTGLVQGEGEVADLRRSGAECRLRLRPLFALSGLVAGESIAVNGACLSVETFGDADFTAYASAETLARTTLGALRPGDRVNLERALALGDRLGGHLVSGHVDGIATVQEVRAVGQSLRCRLRFPPEFAPEILPKGSVTLDGISLTVNDCGPDFLEVNVIPDTRQRTGMRRWRPGVSVNLETDLIGKYVRRVLDARAASSTPPGAQTAAEDPGAQDAAGGAGVTRELLLRNGFI
- the ribE gene encoding 6,7-dimethyl-8-ribityllumazine synthase; the encoded protein is MTVQTIAGQLDAKGLKVAMVAARFNDFIVDRLISGALDYLERHGASQDDITLVRVPGAFEMPLVCQKLAQSGRFDGVLALGAVIRGGTPHFDYVCAEATKGIAQAMLHAGTPIGFGLLTCDNIEQAIERAGAKAGNKGAEAAAAMLETVRVLEQL
- the nusB gene encoding transcription antitermination factor NusB, which translates into the protein MAKGKNATRHGERAQAFQVLYGLSFTSATSMTDLRSQFLRTPAATPDPAREPGDMPVGFAWELVEGVWRERERLDQLIARHARNWRLDRMGRVELTLLRLAVYELLCRPDVPPRVAINEALELSREYGADTAKNFINGILDAVAKALESPSGENPAPVPSA
- the leuS gene encoding leucine--tRNA ligase, with translation MTHERYNPQAIEEKWQARWQAENAFACSDKSDKPKYYVLEMFPYPSGNIHMGHVRNYAIGDVVARTRRMLGYNVLHPMGWDAFGLPAENAAIKHHTHPARWTYDNIANMRAQLQRLGYSYDWSREVATCRPEYYRWEQMFFLRLLEKGLVYRKKAAQNWCPSCHTVLANEQVIDGLCWRCDSRVIQKDLTQWFLKITAYGDELLEDLQKLEGGWPERVLAMQRNWIGKSTGAAVTFALEKPVEGAQSLDVFTTRPDTLFGVTFMTLAPEHPLVEQLIAGQPQADQVRAFVERIRNMDRLDRQSENLEKEGIFTGAYALHPFTGQRVPLWLGNFVLADYGTGAVMGVPAHDQRDFEFARKYGLPVKVVICPKGEELRAEELAEAFTAEGVMVGSGPFDGLPNVEGKAAVAAALEKEGKGRATTQFRLRDWNISRQRYWGAPIPVIYCEKCGVVPEKEENLPVLLPMDVKIREDGRSPLPETPAFAQCVCPRCGGPARRETDTLDTFVESSWYFARYTSARNTQAPFDPAALSYWLPVDQYIGGVEHAILHLLYSRFFTKALRDLGFFPAGLDEPFANLLTQGMVLKDGGKMSKSKGNVVAPAEMIAKYGADTVRLFCLFAAPAERDFDWSDSGIEGASRFIGRVWRLFMEERERLLPLKACQATDADAQTVEARDLRRREHLTVKKAGEDMGERFQCNTAIAAVMELVNAMYLAREKMGNSESERRVFSSAMATVLTLLAPITPHVCEELWERLGHVDTLSGEAWPRWEAAATAQDMLTVALQVNGKLRGTVQVPAEADKVALEQAALADPNVQRHTAGLTVRKVVVVPGKLVNIVAN